Proteins found in one Lycium ferocissimum isolate CSIRO_LF1 chromosome 6, AGI_CSIRO_Lferr_CH_V1, whole genome shotgun sequence genomic segment:
- the LOC132060175 gene encoding dirigent protein 9-like, which translates to MVKFFQATFCILLLALSFDYANSARILDEVSSDEPVVAPVVAPATTLPSGHLPATVNTPNSDKAPIDDDSSIPATTVAPSADSPVEPEPIAPSADLPAEPEPDMAPVVAPNAPVAPVADAATDNTGAAPVANVAPGAAAAASGATVANPVLDHSKFSFFMHDILGGTHPSGRVVTGIVASSDANNLPFSKANDAIFPLDGGVPLNNINDIVNNNNYPFLAGLNGQQQSTTVLQNTGNNNIVESEDNQPFVTAGQLPNGLSLQQLMFGSITVVDNEITEGHELGSSILGRAQGCYLTSSSDGTSHTLALTTLFHGHEHEVDDTISFFGIHRTATPISHIAVIGGTGKYENAKGYATIETMPHVDQHTTDGVETITHFTVYITP; encoded by the coding sequence ATGGTCAAATTTTTCCAAGCCACCTTCTGCATTTTGCTATTAGCCCTCTCATTTGACTATGCTAATTCAGCAAGAATCCTTGATGAAGTGAGCTCAGATGAACCCGTTGTGGCTCCTGTGGTGGCCCCGGCCACCACATTGCCAAGTGGCCACCTCCCGGCTACAGTCAACACTCCTAACTCGGACAAGGCACCAATAGATGATGATTCTTCTATTCCTGCAACCACGGTGGCTCCTTCAGCTGATTCTCCAGTCGAACCTGAGCCCATAGCTCCTTCAGCAGATTTGCCAGCCGAACCTGAGCCAGACATGGCCCCTGTCGTGGCCCCTAATGCTCCAGTAGCTCCTGTTGCCGATGCAGCAACAGATAACACTGGAGCAGCACCTGTTGCTAACGTGGCACCAGGAGCAGCAGCAGCTGCCTCTGGTGCTACTGTGGCAAATCCTGTTTTGGACCACTCAAAATTCTCCTTCTTCATGCATGACATTCTCGGTGGTACACACCCTTCAGGACGTGTAGTTACTGGAATCGTAGCCAGCTCGGATGCCAACAATTTACCTTTCTCCAAGGCCAACGACGCCATCTTCCCACTTGACGGTGGAGTTCCCCTCAACAACATCAACGACatcgtcaacaacaacaactacccTTTCCTAGCAGGACTAAACGGACAACAACAATCCACCACCGTCCTCCAAAACACGGGCAACAACAACATCGTCGAAAGCGAGGACAACCAACCTTTTGTCACAGCCGGGCAACTTCCTAATGGTCTTTCCCTTCAGCAGCTCATGTTCGGATCCATAACTGTCGTGGACAACGAAATAACTGAGGGGCACGAATTAGGATCATCAATTCTTGGTAGAGCACAAGGATGTTACCTGACAAGCTCGTCCGATGGGACGAGCCACACGCTAGCATTGACAACTCTGTTCcatggacatgaacatgaagtGGATGATACTATCAGCTTCTTTGGAATTCACAGGACCGCGACACCGATTTCTCACATTGCTGTCATTGGAGGTACTGGGAAGTATGAGAATGCAAAAGGGTATGCTACAATTGAGACTATGCCACATGTGGATCAACATACAACTGATGGTGTTGAAACAATTACACACTTCACTGTGTACATTACCCCTTAA